From the Pseudomonas sp. Teo4 genome, the window TTTGATACGAGACTGCTGTTGCGCTTTTCCGGACATAACACCCTATCCACTGAAGGTCTTGGCGGGCAAAAAACAAGCCGAGGATTATACCCGAGCATGGGCCTCACGCGCCAGATGAGGTCGGCGTTTGTGCGGGAACATTCCGGCTCAGCAGGGCGAGGAGCTGAGATTTTTCCTCGCTGGTCAATTCGCTTTGACGTGATTTCCTGAGCAGTTGTTCCAGGCTGCGCTCGCGTTGGCGGGCGGACAAGCTAGTTATAGTGTCGAAAAACTGTTGTTCAAGGTTGTCGGCCACGATCAGCCATTCCTTTTCCGCCAGAGCCCGCAACAGGCGACCTTGTTCGGTGCCGTGCCAGCGTGCGATCAGCTGCATTGAGCTTAGCCCAGGATTTTTCTGCGCGGCTTCGATCAGCGCAACCAGTAGCTGGCTGTACAGGTGTTCTTCGTCGGCGAAATGGCTGGCGTCCTCCACTTTCCCCGCCAGAAGCGGGTGATGCAGCAGGGTTCGCAGGGCGGCCAGGGTGGGCGGTTCCACCGGCGCGGGCACTCGCGGCGGGGCTTCGTCACGTTGCTGCCAAGGCTTGCCGCCCTTGCGGTTCTTGTCCCAGGGCTTGTCGCTCCACTGCTTCTTGCCGCCCCCCTTGTTGGGCTTCCACTCCTGCTCCTGGTGGGCGGGGGCGTAGTCGTGCTGCGGCATGTCGCCGTAGTCGGGGGTGTAACTGGCCATGGCGTCGTAGTCGTAGCCAGGGTCGTAGTCCGGCACGCTGCTCGGGGCTGGAGCGTGTTGGGCCAGCTGTTCTACCTGCTGTGGATCGAGGCCGGTGATTTCCTTCAGGCGATTGCGCATCAGCTGACGCAGGTTGGCGCCTGGAATCTTTTCGATCAACGGTGCGGCCAAGGTCGCCATATGGGCCTTGCCTTCCAGTGAGCGAGGGTCGGCCTCGTTGCTCAGTTGCTCGAAGAAGTAGTCTGCCAGCGGTTGGGCGTGCTGGTTGATGCGGGCCATGAAGGCATCGGTGCCTTCGGCGCGTACCAGGCTGTCCGGGTCTTCACCTTCGGGCAGGAACAGGAAACGCGCGCGCCGGCCATCCTGCAGGGTCGACAGGGTCGACTCCAGGGCGCGCCAGGCAGCCTTGCGCCCGGCCTGGTCGCCGTCGAAGCAGAAAAGCACGCTGGGTACCACGCGGAACAGGCGCTTGAGGTGTTCTTCGCTGGTGGCGGTGCCAAGGGTTGCCACGGCATTGCGCAGACCCTGCTGGGCCAGTGCGATGACGTCCATGTAGCCTTCGACGACGATGATTTCATCGAGGTTGCGATTGTTCTTGCGTGCCTCGTACAGCCCGTAAAGCTCCTGGCCCTTGCGGAACACAGGGGTTTCCGGGGAGTTGAGGTACTTGGGTTTGTCGTCGCCCAGCACGCGGCCGCCGAAGGCGATGATGCGGCCGCGGCTGTCGCGAATCGGGAACATCACGCGGTCGCGGAAGCGGTCATAGCGCTTGCCGCTTTCGGCGTTCTCGATCAGCAGGCCGGCATCGATCATCACCTTTTGCTGCAGGCTGTCGGCGCCAAGGTGCTTGAGCAGGTTGTCCCAGCCAGGTGGTGCGAAGCCCAGGCCAAAGTCGCGGGCGATTTCGCCGGACAGGCCGCGGCCTTTGAGGTAGCCCACCGCCGCCTTGCGGGTTGGGTGGCTGCGCAGGGCCTGGCGATAGAAGCCAGCGGCGGCATCCAGCAAGGGATACAGCGGTGAGTCGGTCGGCTGACGGGGCTTCTGCGCGCGCCGGCCTTCCTCGCGAGGTACTTCCATGCCCGCTGCGCGGGCCAGTTCTTCCACGGCCTGGGGGAAGTCCAGGTTGTCGTGGTCCATGACGAAGCCCAAGGCATTGCCACCGGCCCCGCAACCGAAGCAGTAGTAGAACTGCTTGTCAGGGCTGACCGTGAAGGAAGGTGTCTTTTCCTTGTGGAACGGGCAGCAGGCGGAGTAGTTCTTGCCGGTTTTTTTCAGCTGGACGCGCGAACTCACCACGTCGACGATGTCGAGGCGGTTGATAAGGTCGTCAATGAAACTCTGGGGAATCAGCCCGGCCATGGCAGTCTCGTCATCTGGCAACTGGCAAGTCTAATCGCTAACGCGCCACATCGGAGTGGGTGCTGCTTTGGGGAAGTGCGAGGGAATGTGTGCTCGTCGCCAGCCGGTAAGGGCTCGTCAGTCAGGACGTGCACGACTGGTCGTAGACCAGCTCTGACGTGTTCAGGCAGGTTGCCGCTGTGCAAAGGAACTGCACTGGGCGCCTCAAGCGAGAAGCTCAAGGATTGAAACAACTGCTGCCATTAGCCCGGCATGGTGCCGGGCTGGGCAGAAGCTCTGCGTAGAACGTCTGTATTAGTACAGACGAACGGCGCGGCGCTGTTCGCGCTGAACTTTCTTGGCGTGACGCTTAACAGCAGCAGCTGCTTTGCGCTTACGCTCGGCGGTCGGCTTCTCGTAAAACTCGCGGCTACGAACTTCAGCCAGTACACCGGCTTTTTCGCAGGAGCGCTTGAAACGACGCAGAGCTACGTCGAAGGGTTCGTTCTCTTTAACTTTGACGGCTGGCATCCAGGGCTACCTTAATTCATTACCGGGGTAGACGTGCTCCTGGCAAAACAAAAGGTGTGCTGGAGAACGTCGGTTTTCAAGGGTTGCGGATGTTAACCCTTAGCTGGCCGGAATGCAAAGCCTCTGATCGAAAACCGCTGGTCGGCACCCGGCACGGGGACTATCATGCGCGGCTTCGAATTCAGCCCCCACAAGGGACGAACCCATGCTAGTACTGGGATTGGAAACATCCTGCGACGAAACCGGCGTCGCATTATACGACAGCGAGCGCGGTTTGTTGGCCGACGCGTTGTTCAGCCAGATCGACCTGCACCGCGTGTTTGGCGGAGTGGTGCCAGAGCTTGCGTCGCGTGACCACGTCAAGCGCATGCTGCCGCTCATCCGCCAGGTGCTGGATGAGGCCGGCTGCGTGGCCACCGAGATCGACGCCATCGCCTACACCGCGGGTCCTGGCCTGGTCGGTGCGCTGCTGGTGGGTGCCTCGTGCGCCCAGGCCCTGGCATTTGCCTGGGATATTCCGGCAATCGGCGTTCATCACATGGAAGGCCATTTGCTCGCACCCATGCTGGAGGAACAGCCTCCTGAGTTTCCGTTCGTCGCCTTGTTGGTGTCCGGCGGCCATACTCAGCTGGTGCGTGTCGATGGCATCGGCCGCTATGAACTGCTGGGCGAGAGCCTGGACGATGCGGCCGGCGAGGCATTCGACAAGACCGCCAAGCTGATCGGCCTCAACTATCCGGGTGGCCCTGAGATTGCTCGTCTGGCCGAGCAGGGCGTCCCAGGGCGCTTCGTGTTCCCGCGTCCGATGACTGATCGTCCTGGCCTGCAGTTCAGCTTCAGTGGCCTCAAGACATTCGCGCTCAACACCTGGCAGCAATGCCGCGATGCCGGTGACGACAATGAGCAAACCCGTTGCGACGTGTCCCTGGCGTTCCAGCAGGCGGTGGTGGAGACTCTGACCATCAAGTGCAAGCGTGCTCTCAAGCAAACCGGCCTCAAGCGCCTGGTCATCGCCGGTGGCGTGAGCGCCAACAAGGCGCTGCGGGCATCGCTGGAAGAAATGCTGGCCGGCATCAAAGGCAACGTGTACTACGCTCGCCCCAGGTTCTGCACTGACAACGGCGCGATGATCGCCTATGCCGGCTGCCAGCGCTTGCTGGCCGGGCAGCAGCAGGATCTGGCGATCAGCGTGCAGGCCCGCTGGCCTATGGAGCAGTTACCGCCGGTCTGAAAAAGACCGCAGGTTTGTCAGAAGTGGCGTTCGCGTCCGGCAAAAAGGTCCCGCAGATTGTTGCGGTGCCGCCAGACGATCATGACGGTCAGCACGCTGATTGGCAGCAGCGCTTCTGGCTCGCGCCATGCCAGTAATGGCAGGGTCAATGGCGTGGCGATCAATGCGGCCAGCGAGCTGGTGCGGGTGAGGTAGAACGTAAGCATCCAGGCGCCGATGGCCAGCAGTGCGGCGGGGAAGTACAGGCCCATGAGCATGCCGGCTGCTGTGGCAACGCCTTTGCCACCCTGGAAGTGGAAGTACAGCGGGAACAGGTGCCCAAGCACTGCGCAGACGCCAACCCAGCCCTGTTCCTGAAGGTCCAGGCCAGCAAGGCGGGCCAGCAGGACGGGCAAAAGCCCCTTGCACAGGTCGCCAAGCAGGGTCAGGATCGCGAGTTTACGGCCCGCCAGGCGTAGCATGTTGGTGGCGCCAGCATTGCCCGAGCCGCTGGAACGCGGGTCCGGGCTGCCTGTAAGGCGGCTTAGGACAATGGCGAAGGACAGCGAGCCGAGCAGGTAGGCGAGCAGCGCCAATAACCAAAACATGCTAACTATTCCGGGCGAGGACGCCCTGATTCTAACGGCGCCAGTCGCCCTTGTCGTGCTGTGGAGAGAAGTGCTTGGACAGAGTGTTCATCGAAGGCCTGGAAGTCGATACCGTCATCGGTGCCTATGACTGGGAGCGGGATATTCGCCAGTGCCTGCGCCTGGACCTGAGTTTCGCCTGGGACAACCGCCCCGCAGCGGCCGGTGACGATCTCAGCCTGGCGCTGGACTATGCCAGCGTTTCGGCGCGTATCCAGGCATTCGCCGAGCAGGCACGCTTCGAACTGGTGGAAACGTTCGCCGAGCGTTTGGTCGCCACGCTGATGGAAGAGTTCCATATCCCTTGGGTGCGGCTGAAACTGACCAAACCAGGTGCGGTCCCGGCAGCCCGTGGCGGTGTTGGCGTGGAGATCGAGCGCGGATGTCTCTGAGCACGGTATACCTGGGCCTGGGTAGCAACATAAACCGCCAGGCACACCTGTGTGCCGGGCTGGACGCGCTGGCGGGCATTCTCACGGACATGCGCTGCTCTCCGGCATTCGAGAGCCAGGCGGTAGGGATCAAGAGTGGCCCGTTCATCAACTTCGTGGTCACCGGCAAGACAGACCTTCCACTGATGGAGTTGGACCGCCGGCTCAAGTTCATCGAGGCGGATAACGGCCGCTACGCACCTGACCGCAAGGGCTTGCCACTGGATATCGACGTGCTGATGTATGACGATCTGCACGGCACCTTCGATGGGCTGGTGTTGCCCAGGGCAGAGATTTTGAAGAACGCTTTCGTGCTGTGGCCGTTGTCGCTGCTGGCGCCTGAGTTGGTGCATCCGGGGGCCGGGAAGAGCATGGCGCAGTTGTGGCAAGAGGCGAGCATCGATCAGGTGCTGGCGCCCGTGGCGTTCGAGTGGCGGGGGTTGCAGCTGACCCTGGTTTGACCCGGAGCTTGGGTCGAATCTGCTGGCCCTATCGCCGGAAAGCAGCTCCCACTTGGACCAGGCTGATCTTGGGATCACTGCAATACCTGTAGGAGCCGGCTTGCCGGCGATGAGGCCGGTACACTCACCGCAAGACAATTGCTCCCACAGGTGCTTCGCCACCCCTGTGGAAGTGGGTGTAAAGCTCAGTGTTTGTAGGCCTGCAGCGCCTCTAGCCGCTTGTTCTTCAATGCCTCTCCCAAGGCCTGCCCAGTCAGTCCTGCCTCCACCAACGGCTTCACGTCCACCTCTCTGGCCGCCGCTGCCGCTCCACGCAAATACCCAGCCTGTGGATAAGTTTGTTCGCCGCGCCCAAGCGCCGCCATCTCGCACGCGGTAATGAAATCCTCGAAGCGCTGCGGCCGCCGATACACGTCGAATTTCTGCAGCATCTCCAGCAAGGCTGCAGGCTCAAGGTCCAGAGCCCCATCGGCACGTGCGGAAAACTCTCCCATCAACACAGCCAGTTCCTGGCATTCACGCGGTGCCTTGAAGCGCTGGTTGACGGCCTTGATGGCTGTCGGCTCCACGGTGTGCAACAAGCAAGCCCAGCGCACGTGCAGCGGTTGGTGATGCTCGGCTGCCTGTACCAGCGCTGCCAGTGAAGCCTCTTCATTGGGGAGCTCGGGCATCATCTCCTGAAGTGCATCGCAGTCGCGCATCACCTGGAAGAACACTTGTGGCCGGTCCTCCATCAGTGCTCTTTCGATCTCTTTCCAGCTGCGCTCTGCGGTCAGTGCCTGCAGTTCGCCTGATGCAGCGATCTGCCGCATCAGCGCCAGAGTCTCGTCAGCGACCCGGAAACCGAGTGGTGCATAACGTGCGGCAAAGCGGGCAACTCGCAGCACACGAAGGGGATCTTCGGCAAACGCCGGGGAAACATGGCGCAGGATTCGATGTTCAAGGTCGGCTTGGCCGTGGTAAGGATCGAACACAGTTCCTTGGTCATTCTCGGCCATCGCATTGATGGTCAGGTCGCGGCGAATGAGGTCCTCTTCGAGCGTCACGTCCGGGCTGGCATGGAAGGTAAACCCGCCATAGCCGCGTCCGCTCTTGCGCTC encodes:
- the dnaG gene encoding DNA primase, with product MAGLIPQSFIDDLINRLDIVDVVSSRVQLKKTGKNYSACCPFHKEKTPSFTVSPDKQFYYCFGCGAGGNALGFVMDHDNLDFPQAVEELARAAGMEVPREEGRRAQKPRQPTDSPLYPLLDAAAGFYRQALRSHPTRKAAVGYLKGRGLSGEIARDFGLGFAPPGWDNLLKHLGADSLQQKVMIDAGLLIENAESGKRYDRFRDRVMFPIRDSRGRIIAFGGRVLGDDKPKYLNSPETPVFRKGQELYGLYEARKNNRNLDEIIVVEGYMDVIALAQQGLRNAVATLGTATSEEHLKRLFRVVPSVLFCFDGDQAGRKAAWRALESTLSTLQDGRRARFLFLPEGEDPDSLVRAEGTDAFMARINQHAQPLADYFFEQLSNEADPRSLEGKAHMATLAAPLIEKIPGANLRQLMRNRLKEITGLDPQQVEQLAQHAPAPSSVPDYDPGYDYDAMASYTPDYGDMPQHDYAPAHQEQEWKPNKGGGKKQWSDKPWDKNRKGGKPWQQRDEAPPRVPAPVEPPTLAALRTLLHHPLLAGKVEDASHFADEEHLYSQLLVALIEAAQKNPGLSSMQLIARWHGTEQGRLLRALAEKEWLIVADNLEQQFFDTITSLSARQRERSLEQLLRKSRQSELTSEEKSQLLALLSRNVPAQTPTSSGA
- the rpsU gene encoding 30S ribosomal protein S21, which gives rise to MPAVKVKENEPFDVALRRFKRSCEKAGVLAEVRSREFYEKPTAERKRKAAAAVKRHAKKVQREQRRAVRLY
- the tsaD gene encoding tRNA (adenosine(37)-N6)-threonylcarbamoyltransferase complex transferase subunit TsaD; protein product: MLVLGLETSCDETGVALYDSERGLLADALFSQIDLHRVFGGVVPELASRDHVKRMLPLIRQVLDEAGCVATEIDAIAYTAGPGLVGALLVGASCAQALAFAWDIPAIGVHHMEGHLLAPMLEEQPPEFPFVALLVSGGHTQLVRVDGIGRYELLGESLDDAAGEAFDKTAKLIGLNYPGGPEIARLAEQGVPGRFVFPRPMTDRPGLQFSFSGLKTFALNTWQQCRDAGDDNEQTRCDVSLAFQQAVVETLTIKCKRALKQTGLKRLVIAGGVSANKALRASLEEMLAGIKGNVYYARPRFCTDNGAMIAYAGCQRLLAGQQQDLAISVQARWPMEQLPPV
- the plsY gene encoding glycerol-3-phosphate 1-O-acyltransferase PlsY — its product is MFWLLALLAYLLGSLSFAIVLSRLTGSPDPRSSGSGNAGATNMLRLAGRKLAILTLLGDLCKGLLPVLLARLAGLDLQEQGWVGVCAVLGHLFPLYFHFQGGKGVATAAGMLMGLYFPAALLAIGAWMLTFYLTRTSSLAALIATPLTLPLLAWREPEALLPISVLTVMIVWRHRNNLRDLFAGRERHF
- the folB gene encoding dihydroneopterin aldolase, giving the protein MDRVFIEGLEVDTVIGAYDWERDIRQCLRLDLSFAWDNRPAAAGDDLSLALDYASVSARIQAFAEQARFELVETFAERLVATLMEEFHIPWVRLKLTKPGAVPAARGGVGVEIERGCL
- the folK gene encoding 2-amino-4-hydroxy-6-hydroxymethyldihydropteridine diphosphokinase produces the protein MSLSTVYLGLGSNINRQAHLCAGLDALAGILTDMRCSPAFESQAVGIKSGPFINFVVTGKTDLPLMELDRRLKFIEADNGRYAPDRKGLPLDIDVLMYDDLHGTFDGLVLPRAEILKNAFVLWPLSLLAPELVHPGAGKSMAQLWQEASIDQVLAPVAFEWRGLQLTLV
- a CDS encoding multifunctional CCA addition/repair protein, yielding MQIYKVGGAVRDRLLGRPVSDIDWLVVGATVEEMHAKGFRPVGADFPVFLHPKTGEEYALARTERKSGRGYGGFTFHASPDVTLEEDLIRRDLTINAMAENDQGTVFDPYHGQADLEHRILRHVSPAFAEDPLRVLRVARFAARYAPLGFRVADETLALMRQIAASGELQALTAERSWKEIERALMEDRPQVFFQVMRDCDALQEMMPELPNEEASLAALVQAAEHHQPLHVRWACLLHTVEPTAIKAVNQRFKAPRECQELAVLMGEFSARADGALDLEPAALLEMLQKFDVYRRPQRFEDFITACEMAALGRGEQTYPQAGYLRGAAAAAREVDVKPLVEAGLTGQALGEALKNKRLEALQAYKH